The genomic stretch GACGATTTCCTGCGCAAGCAGTACCTTGAAGTCGCGCGGATTGCGTCCGCCGTCGATCTCTCGCTTGAAGCCCTCGATTTCCGACATAGGACGGAAAGACAGTAGCTCGAAGTACCGCCACATCAGCACGTCGGAGATGCTCATTAGCTTGCCGAACATGTCATTCGGCTTTTCGCTGATACCGACGTAGTTGCCCTTCGACTTCGACATCTTCTCGACGCCGTCCAGCCCTTCGAGCAGCGGCATCGTCAGGATGCACTGCTGTTCCTGGCCGTACTGCTTCTGCAATTCACGGCCGACCAGCAGGTTGAACTTCTGGTCCGTGCCGCCGAGTTCCAGGTCGGCATTCAGCGCCACCGAGTCGTAACCCTGCATCAGCGGGTAGAGGAATTCGTGGATCGAGATGGGCACGCCGCTCTGAAAACGCTTCGTAAAGTCTTCGCGCTCCAGGATGCGCGCGACGGTGTAGCGCGATGCGAGCTTGATCATGCCGTCGGCACCGAGCGGCATCGACCATTCGCTGTTGTAACGGATTTCCGTCTTCGCGCGGTCGAGCACCAGCGCAGCCTGTTCGAAGTAGGTCTTCGCGTTCGATTCGATCTGCTCGCGCGTGAGCGGCGGGCGCGTTGCATTGCGGCCCGAAGGATCGCCGATCAGCGACGTGAAATCGCCGATCAGGAAAATCACCGTGTGGCCGAGATCCTGCAACTGGCGCATCTTGTTCAGCACCACGGTATGACCGATGTGAATGTCGGGCGCCGTCGGATCCAGACCGAGCTTGATGCGCAGCGGCGTGCCCGTGGCAGCGCTCCTCGCGAGCTTTTGCGCGAACTCCTCTTCGATCAGCAGTTCGTCGACGCCGCGCTTCGTGACTTCGAGCGCATGAAGGACCTGGTCGGTGATCGGATAGGGGGAACTGGGCTTGGCGGTGAACTCGGTGCTCATGCTGGAACGGGAGATCGCAAAAAGAGAGATTGTCCCATAGTTGCGGCGCATTGCGCCCTCAACTCTCTGCAAACGTCTGGAACTGCATCGAAGCGTATTCTCCGCAATTCTCGGCGCCGCGCACCCTGGCCGATCGGCCAGGTTGTGATGCAACTCGCCGTTGAGCGACAATTCCCGTCAACGGCATGCGCGAGGCGTGCGACGGCGCTACAGGAGCACAACGTGGACAACACAGGTAATAAGGCAGACGGCGTGTACTTCGGGTTGATGTCAGGCACGAGCATGGACGGCGTGGACGGTGTCGCGGTCGAATTTGCGGCGGGCAAGGCGCCCGTCGTGCGATCGCAGGCGTTCGTGGGCTTTTCCGAAGGCCTGCGCGAAGCACTGTTCAGCCTTCAGCAAGCCGGCGACAACGAAATCGAGCGCGAGGCGCTGGCCGCCAATGCGCTGGCCGCGCGATATACGGTGTGCTGCCACGAGCTGTTGCGCTCGGGCAATCTGTCCGCCGCCGACGTCCGCGCGATCGGCGTGCACGGTCAGACAGTGCGGCATCGGCCGGAGAAGGGCTATACGCGGCAGATCAACAACCCCGCGCTGCTCGCGGAAATGACGCATATCGACGTGATCGCCGATTTCCGAAGCCGTGATGTGGCGGCGGGCGGCCAGGGCGCGCCGCTGGTACCTGCGTTTCACGCCACGGTTTTCGGCGCGAAGAATGAGACGCGCGTGGTGTGCAATCTCGGCGGAATCAGCAACATTACGGTTCTCTCGGCAAACGGCGCAGTACGCGGCTTCGATTGTGGTCCCGCGAACGCACTGCTGGACGAATGGGCACACCGGCATCTGCACAAGCCGTTCGACGAGAACGGTCAATTCGCCGCCACGGGCCAGGTGCATCGGCCACTATTGAACGCATTTCTCGACGAGCCGTTTTTCGAGGCGCAGCCGCCAAAAAGCACGGGACGCGACCTGTTCAATCCGGAGTGGCTCGACGCAAAGCTACAAGGTTTTTCGGACGTCGGCCCCGCCGACGTCCAGGCGACGCTGGTCGCGCTGACTGCGGTGACCGTCGCACGCGAAATCGAGCGCCATGCACCGGACTGCAAGGCGGTCTACGTGTGTGGAGGCGGCGCGCGCAATCCGCAACTCATGAAAGCGCTGCAGAGCGCGCTTGCCGAAAGCGGCTGCAGCGGCGTTCCCGTTCTGACGACCGACGCGCTCGGTGTGCCGCCGCATCAGGTGGAGCCGCTGGCGTTTGCATGGCTGGCGATGCGTTGCGTCGCGCGCGAGCCCGGGAATCTGCCGTCCGTGACGGGTGCCGCCGATACACGCGTGCTCGGCGCGATTTACCCGCGTTGACGCGCACAAATAAAAAACGGGGCCGAAGCCCCGTTTTGCCGCCACTGACGTGGCGTAAACCGCGAAGTAAGGTGCGATCACACCGAAAACGACGAACCGCAACCGCAAGTGGTCGTGGCGTTCGGGTTCTTGATCACGAACTGAGCACCGTTGATGTCGTCCTTGTAGTCGATCTCCGCGCCCACCAGATACTGGTAGCTCATCGAGTCGATCAGCAGCTGGACGCCGCTCTTGTTCATCACAGTGTCGTCTTCGTTGATTGCTTCGTCGAAGGTGAAACCATATTGAAAGCCGGAGCAGCCGCCACCTTGCACGAAAACGCGCAGCTTGAGCTCCGGGTTGCCTTCTTCTTCGATCAGTTCTTTGACCTTGTCAGCCGCTGCGTCAGTAAAGACGAACGGTGCCGGCATCTCGGTCACGGGGGTGTCGGTCACTGCGTCCATGCGAACTCTCCAAAATAGCTTCTAGTCGCTATTGTATTGCTCTTCCCGATATCGTGCCGATGCCCATGAAATCAATAGGCTCTTATGCGGCGCGGCTGAATCGGATCAGTGCGGGCAGTGGTGTAAGCGATGTCTCCGTCCGCCCGCGACGGGCGGACCGCGGACACGAAAACAAACAAAACCGGCGGAAATGCAAAAAGCCGCCTTCGCATCTGCGTTGGCGGCTTTTTGCTACAGGCCCCGTCTGGAACAGAGCCCGCCCGAAACGATTAACGCTTCGAGAACTGCTTGCGGCGACGTGCCTTGTGGAAACCGACCTTCTTACGCTCGACTTCACGTGCATCGCGCGTGACGAAGCCAGCGTTTGACAGTGCCGGCTTCAGCGTTGCGTCGTAGTCCATCAGCGCGCGGGTGATGCCGTGGCGAACTGCGCCTGCCTGACCCGTTTCACCGCCGCCCGACACGTTGACCTTGATGTCGAACGTCGTGCCGTGGTTCGTCAGTTCCAGCGGCTGGCGCACGATCATCAGCGACGTTTCGCGCGAGAAGTAGTCAGCGATGGGCTTGCCGTTGACGACGATGTCGCCCTTGCCAGCCTTGATGAAGACACGAGCAACTGCGCTCTTGCGGCGGCCCGTACCGTAATTCCAGTTACCGATCATGTGGGCTCCCCTTAGATCTCGAGCGACTTCGGCTGTTGTGCCGAGTGCGGATGCGTTGCGTCTGCGTAGACCTTCAGCTTCTTGATCATCGCGTAGCCCAGCGGGCCCTTCGGCAGCATGCCCTTGACCGCCTTCTCGAGCGCACGGCCCGGGAAGCGCTCTTGCATCTTGCCGAACGTCGTTTCATAGATACCGCCCGGGTAGCCCGAGTGGCGATAGTACTTCTTGTCCGTGGTCTTGTTGCCCGTGACCTTCAGCTTGCCGGCGTTGATAACGATGATGAAATCACCGGTGTCGACGTGCGGAGTGAATTCAGGCTTGTGCTTGCCGCGAAGACGGTGTGCCACTTCGCTGGCGACACGGCCGAGAACCTTATCCGTCGCGTCAATCACAAACCATTCGCGCGTCACCTCATGGGCTTTTGCGGAAAACGTCTTCATGATCGATCCAAAAATAAATGCTGCGCCCTGTGTTTTTTCCTGCTTGTAAGTGCGCATCGAGGCGCGTGCAGGCTCTCCCTGTTCTTCCTCCGCGGGCACGAATGCGGAAAAGCTGATGATTATAAAGGAATTTGCACCGTGGAGTCAAAGGGTGCCAGGAATCCTGGAACGCCAGACGAAAAAAAGCCCGAACTAGCGGTTCGGGCTTAATCCACCTTAGGAGGAGGGTGGAGGAGACATGCGGAGATTGTCGAGTTCGACAACCAATGAACAGATTATATGGCTGCGGCTTGTGCAATGCAAGAACATTTGCAATGCGAAATCGATTTTCATAATTTGAAATCCACGACCTGCGGCGGCGACATTCACCACTCCTTTTGAAAACAAGGGATTACTGGTTTTTTAGTGGGCGCCAACTCATGATGACCCTTAGGCAAGGGCCAAGAAATGGTCGGCGCTATCCCTACGCGGCCAGCATGCTGCGGCGCAGCATATAACGGCGCCCCGCATAATCTGCCGCCGATGTCGCTCCGGGCGAGCCATCATCCGTCGGGCTACAATGCGCTTCTCGAATCTAAGCTTGTGAGCAGGGGTCTACGCATGGAATGCAAAGTCAGCTGGATGGGTCAGGACGGCATGGCATTCGCCGCCGAAACGGGCAGCGGCCATCTCGTCGCCATGGACGGCGCGCCCGAAGGCGGCGGTCGCAATCTGGCGCCGCGTCCGATGGAAATGGTGCTGCTTGGCACGGGCGGCTGCACCGCGTATGACGTCGTGATGATTCTGAAGAAGAGCCACCAGGAAATCACCGGCTGCTCGGTGACGTTGAAGGCCGAGCGCGCAAGCGAGGACCCGAAGGTCTTCACCAAGGTTCACTTCCACTTCACGGTGACGGGCAAGAACCTCAATCCGTCGACGGTAGAGCGCGCGATCAATCTGTCGCACGACAAATACTGCTCGGCGTCGATCATGATCGCGAAGACGGCCCAACTCACGCATTCGTTCGACATCGTCGCGGGCTGAGTGCCCACGCGAGCCAAGCGCAGCTGGAAAATGCCGGCGTCCCAACGGACGCCGGCATTTGTCATTTGAGCGGCAAAGCAGGCCGATAAGCCGGATTCTGTGCACGCGACGCGCCCGAAAGCGCCCCACGCGTGGCAGCCATTCCTCTAGGCGCGCCATTGCTGACGCGCTCAAGCTTCCTACCCGCAGACGAGACGGGGGCCCCATCCTGCATCTCGAAGATGCGCGCCTGCCTACTTGGAATTGCTCCGGGTGGAGGTTACCGTGCCGGTCTGCGTCGCCGCAGCCGCGGTGCGCTCTTACCGCACCGTTTCACCCTTACCTGATCCCGTCTTGCGACGGGCCATCGGCGGTTTGCTTTCTGTTGCCCTGTTCCGCGTGTCGCCACGGATGGCCGTTAGCCATCACCCTGCCCTGTGGAGTCCGGACTTTCCTCGCCCTCGCCAGCCGAAACCAGCGAAGCCGCGACTGCCTGGCCTACTTTGCTGGCCGCGATTTTACCATCCGGCGCGACGCGAGACCGCCGGCCGCTGCGAAACACGGAGGCATCGTCGTAGAAAGACTCTGTCTCATTATCGGCCCACCAGCCGGGAATACCGAGCACAGGTAGCGGCGCGAACATCTGGCTGCTGAAGCCGGCGCCTTCCAGCAGCACCCGGGCGACGGTGTCATCGAGAAACGAGTCGCGCGCAGCGCGTGTCCACGTGAAATACGCCGATGGGACCTCGACGATCCACGCATGCCCCGTACACGCTTTGTAAGGGGTGACGAGCTTTTCCAGTAGCGCATGCCCGAAACAGCGCACTTCGCAGCGCTCGTCCCATGCCGCGCGCTGTGCGACAAACAGCGTCTTCCAGCTGAACGCTTGCAGTGCCGTGCTCAGCGCCGGGTCCGAGCATGCGAACAGCACGGCGTTCTCATCGAATACGGTCAACGCGTCGCGCGTGTCACCGCGCGTCGGGCCGATGCCCAGCGCATCGACCGCCGCCGAGCCGCGTGCGCTCAACGCCGCCTTGATGCGCGGAAACTGAAACCAGGTCAATGCGTTGAAGAAGTCGTGCAGATTGTGGCGCGTCGGCACGCAGCCCGTTGCTGCGATATGCGCCTCGTACGCCGTGCCGGGCGGCAGTTCGTCCTGCGGAATGAAGGTAAGCCGCTTCCCCCGTCCCGTTGTGATGACGGCGGACCCAGCGTCCGCGTTCATCTCGCGCAACTGCTGCGCCGCGCCCCGCAACGCCGCCTGCTGCCAGCGCACGCCACGCGCCGCGACCTGCGCAAACCACGGCCGCGACCAGTCGATATCCGCGAAACCCGGGGCGGCGCGTTTCAGCGCCCCATCCGGTGAAACTGCACCGCACGACATATCGTCAGCCAAGCCCTCAGATGAGCTTCCAGCCGATCGCTTCGCCGCCGCGCAATGGCACGACGGGCGTATCACCAGCCTCGAGCTCCGCGGGCAGCGTCCACTGTTCGCGGCGCAGCGTCACTGTCTCTTCGCTGCGCGGCAGACGGTAGAAATCCGCACCGTGGAAGCTGGCAAAACCTTCCAGCTTGTCGAGCGCGCCCGCCGTGTCGAACGCTTCCCCGTACAGCTCGAGCGCATGCAGCGCCGTGTAGCAACCCGCGCAGCCGCACGCGTGTTCCTTCAGGCCCTTCGGATGTGGTGCGCTGTCCGTGCCGAGGAAGAAGCGCGGATTGCCCGACGTCGCCGCCTCGACGAGCGCCACGCGATGCGTTTCGCGCTTCAACACAGGCAGGCAGTAGTAATGCGGACGAATGCCGCCCTGGAAGATCGCGTTGCGGTTGTACAGCAGGTGATGCGCGGTAATCGTCGCGCCGAGCAGTTCAGGCGGCGCGCCCGAATCGCGTACGTAGTCGGCGGCATCTTTTGTCGTGATGTGCTCGAACACGACTTTCAACGCTGGGAAATCGCGGCGCAGCGGCGTCATCACGCGGTCGATGAACACTTTCTCGCGGTCGAACAGATCGATCGACGAATCCGTCACTTCGCCATGCACGAGCAGCGGCATGCCCGTTTCCTGCATCATCTCCAACGTCTTCGCGCACTTGCGGATGTCGGTGACGCCTGCGTCCGAGTTCGTCGTCGCACCCGCCGGGTAGAGCTTCACGCCATGCACGAAGCCGCTCTCGCGTGCCCGGCGGATTTCTTCGGGCGGGGTGTTGTCGGTGAGATACAACGTCATCAGCGGCTCGAACTTCACGCCGGCGGGAATCGCCGCCACGATGCGCTCGCGATACGCCCGCGCCATTTCCGTCGTCGTGACGGGCGGCTTCAGGTTCGGCATGATGATCGCGCGGCCGAACTGGCGCGCAGTGTGCGGCAGAACAGCGGCGAGCATCGCGCCATCGCGGACGTGCAGGTGCCAGTCATCGGGACGGGCGAACGTGAGGGTATCGACGGAAGCAGCGGTAGAGGCAGTCATGGCGGGAACTCGCGAACGGCGCGGACACGGCAAACAGCATAACTGACGAGCGCTTTCCACAAATGCAGCCAAAACACCCGTCAATTTTGCTTTTTGCCGTTTCTGGCTCGGTGATATGCTTTGAAAATCATCATTGTAACGGGTCGGCCCACGTGGGCT from Paraburkholderia phymatum STM815 encodes the following:
- the tyrS gene encoding tyrosine--tRNA ligase; its protein translation is MSTEFTAKPSSPYPITDQVLHALEVTKRGVDELLIEEEFAQKLARSAATGTPLRIKLGLDPTAPDIHIGHTVVLNKMRQLQDLGHTVIFLIGDFTSLIGDPSGRNATRPPLTREQIESNAKTYFEQAALVLDRAKTEIRYNSEWSMPLGADGMIKLASRYTVARILEREDFTKRFQSGVPISIHEFLYPLMQGYDSVALNADLELGGTDQKFNLLVGRELQKQYGQEQQCILTMPLLEGLDGVEKMSKSKGNYVGISEKPNDMFGKLMSISDVLMWRYFELLSFRPMSEIEGFKREIDGGRNPRDFKVLLAQEIVARFHSQADAERALEDFNHRAKGGVPDDIPTVTLAGAPLAIGQLLKQAGLVPSTSEALRNIEQGGVKIDGATVSDKGLKVEAGEFVVQVGKRRFARVTLTA
- a CDS encoding anhydro-N-acetylmuramic acid kinase, whose amino-acid sequence is MDNTGNKADGVYFGLMSGTSMDGVDGVAVEFAAGKAPVVRSQAFVGFSEGLREALFSLQQAGDNEIEREALAANALAARYTVCCHELLRSGNLSAADVRAIGVHGQTVRHRPEKGYTRQINNPALLAEMTHIDVIADFRSRDVAAGGQGAPLVPAFHATVFGAKNETRVVCNLGGISNITVLSANGAVRGFDCGPANALLDEWAHRHLHKPFDENGQFAATGQVHRPLLNAFLDEPFFEAQPPKSTGRDLFNPEWLDAKLQGFSDVGPADVQATLVALTAVTVAREIERHAPDCKAVYVCGGGARNPQLMKALQSALAESGCSGVPVLTTDALGVPPHQVEPLAFAWLAMRCVAREPGNLPSVTGAADTRVLGAIYPR
- the erpA gene encoding iron-sulfur cluster insertion protein ErpA; protein product: MDAVTDTPVTEMPAPFVFTDAAADKVKELIEEEGNPELKLRVFVQGGGCSGFQYGFTFDEAINEDDTVMNKSGVQLLIDSMSYQYLVGAEIDYKDDINGAQFVIKNPNATTTCGCGSSFSV
- the rpsI gene encoding 30S ribosomal protein S9, encoding MIGNWNYGTGRRKSAVARVFIKAGKGDIVVNGKPIADYFSRETSLMIVRQPLELTNHGTTFDIKVNVSGGGETGQAGAVRHGITRALMDYDATLKPALSNAGFVTRDAREVERKKVGFHKARRRKQFSKR
- the rplM gene encoding 50S ribosomal protein L13 — translated: MKTFSAKAHEVTREWFVIDATDKVLGRVASEVAHRLRGKHKPEFTPHVDTGDFIIVINAGKLKVTGNKTTDKKYYRHSGYPGGIYETTFGKMQERFPGRALEKAVKGMLPKGPLGYAMIKKLKVYADATHPHSAQQPKSLEI
- a CDS encoding OsmC family protein yields the protein MECKVSWMGQDGMAFAAETGSGHLVAMDGAPEGGGRNLAPRPMEMVLLGTGGCTAYDVVMILKKSHQEITGCSVTLKAERASEDPKVFTKVHFHFTVTGKNLNPSTVERAINLSHDKYCSASIMIAKTAQLTHSFDIVAG
- the pyrC gene encoding dihydroorotase is translated as MTASTAASVDTLTFARPDDWHLHVRDGAMLAAVLPHTARQFGRAIIMPNLKPPVTTTEMARAYRERIVAAIPAGVKFEPLMTLYLTDNTPPEEIRRARESGFVHGVKLYPAGATTNSDAGVTDIRKCAKTLEMMQETGMPLLVHGEVTDSSIDLFDREKVFIDRVMTPLRRDFPALKVVFEHITTKDAADYVRDSGAPPELLGATITAHHLLYNRNAIFQGGIRPHYYCLPVLKRETHRVALVEAATSGNPRFFLGTDSAPHPKGLKEHACGCAGCYTALHALELYGEAFDTAGALDKLEGFASFHGADFYRLPRSEETVTLRREQWTLPAELEAGDTPVVPLRGGEAIGWKLI